A single genomic interval of Aureliella helgolandensis harbors:
- a CDS encoding DUF2271 domain-containing protein — translation MSHVNLVMHSLAWLCIAFSPSVLFAKPYQRNFESVLGTSLELLFEADSAESAQRIERVALAEIDRLALILSSWDANSELMRWQSQTPAPTRLSQELTEVLRRAEYWRSATHGAFEVRAGHLTQLWRQGTVPSDAARRKLVRQFAAQPYSVSNEGLTTRYSSLSINLDGLAKGYLLDAVCREMERQFPELRTFTINLGGDLRKLGHEPLAIAISDPQHPHENAETVDRFSVDHPVAMATSGGYRRFVEIDHHKHSHIVDPRTGLPASNVLSSTVLAPNAMDADALATALSVLSPKASLELVNSLDATECLLILSDGCHLASAGWPSSAATMQNRLIAIEDTQKPQSGLIVHFTLERATGGRYRRPYVAIWLEDTDGFPVKTALLWMQTEQPGPRWHRDLTRWYRSDRTRKLIEKEDLIGTISSATRGPGEYSAHFDGTDNNGHPLQPGKYTLCLEVAREHGTYQIIREPIEWKNEAIDKRELKGNVEMSHVSLQYIPVGSKSASPQDVSVQ, via the coding sequence ATGTCCCATGTAAATTTGGTGATGCACTCCCTTGCCTGGCTGTGCATTGCGTTTTCCCCTAGCGTGCTGTTCGCCAAGCCCTATCAACGCAATTTTGAATCGGTCTTGGGGACGTCATTGGAATTGCTATTCGAGGCAGATTCGGCCGAATCGGCTCAGCGCATCGAGCGAGTCGCGCTCGCTGAGATCGACCGCTTAGCACTTATTCTTAGTAGCTGGGATGCGAACAGTGAATTGATGCGCTGGCAATCGCAAACTCCAGCCCCAACTCGGCTCTCTCAGGAACTGACCGAGGTTCTGCGGCGGGCGGAATACTGGCGCAGCGCGACTCACGGCGCCTTTGAGGTTCGAGCAGGCCATCTAACGCAACTGTGGCGACAAGGCACGGTTCCATCAGACGCTGCAAGACGCAAATTGGTTCGTCAGTTCGCCGCTCAACCCTACAGCGTATCGAACGAGGGGCTCACCACTCGCTACAGTTCGCTCTCCATCAACCTCGATGGATTGGCCAAGGGCTATCTGCTCGACGCTGTCTGCCGAGAGATGGAACGGCAGTTCCCAGAGCTCCGCACCTTTACCATCAATCTGGGAGGTGACCTACGGAAGCTGGGGCACGAGCCACTGGCCATTGCAATCTCCGACCCCCAGCATCCACACGAGAATGCTGAAACGGTAGACCGGTTTTCCGTCGACCACCCCGTCGCCATGGCCACCAGTGGAGGCTATCGACGTTTCGTGGAAATCGATCACCATAAACATTCCCACATAGTCGACCCACGCACCGGCCTGCCCGCCAGCAATGTGCTGAGTTCAACGGTGCTCGCCCCCAATGCTATGGACGCAGACGCACTGGCGACAGCCCTCTCCGTTCTTAGCCCCAAGGCTTCCCTGGAGCTGGTAAACTCTCTGGATGCAACGGAATGCCTACTAATACTGTCAGACGGCTGCCACCTTGCATCAGCAGGTTGGCCTTCATCCGCCGCCACCATGCAAAACAGACTGATTGCCATCGAGGATACGCAAAAACCTCAATCGGGATTGATAGTCCACTTCACGCTAGAGCGTGCAACGGGGGGACGTTACCGGCGGCCATACGTGGCGATCTGGCTGGAAGACACCGACGGTTTTCCGGTGAAAACAGCCTTGCTGTGGATGCAAACCGAGCAACCCGGTCCCCGTTGGCACCGAGATTTAACGCGTTGGTATCGCAGTGATCGCACCCGGAAGCTGATTGAGAAGGAAGACTTAATTGGCACCATTTCCAGTGCTACCCGCGGACCAGGTGAATACTCCGCGCACTTTGACGGGACCGACAATAACGGACATCCTCTCCAACCGGGAAAGTACACGCTCTGTTTGGAAGTCGCCCGCGAACATGGTACCTACCAGATTATTCGTGAACCCATCGAGTGGAAAAACGAGGCGATCGACAAGCGTGAACTGAAGGGAAATGTTGAGATGAGCCATGTGAGTTTGCAGTACATTCCAGTGGGTAGCAAAAGTGCTAGTCCCCAAGACGTGAGTGTGCAATGA
- a CDS encoding PepSY-associated TM helix domain-containing protein, translating into MNTEQTGTLTNGSRKPPHKRKRGWYAQSAVAFRWLHIYLSMLSFAALMFFAFTGLTLNHPTWFGAGEQTTRDATGELPLNLLNPTVDKLEIAEQLRSQHQLRGRVAEFEVDAYECMLVFKGPGYAADAFVTRESGQYTLSVTSTGMMAIMNDLHKGRDSGVAWSIVIDVSAIFMILVSLSGFGLLFFIKKRRAMGFLVAFLGTILLIAAWLAWVP; encoded by the coding sequence ATGAACACTGAGCAGACGGGGACACTCACCAACGGTTCGCGGAAGCCTCCTCACAAGCGAAAGCGAGGGTGGTACGCGCAGAGCGCGGTGGCATTTCGTTGGCTGCACATCTATCTTTCGATGCTCAGCTTTGCTGCCTTGATGTTCTTCGCATTTACTGGCCTGACTCTCAACCATCCAACTTGGTTTGGAGCCGGGGAACAAACGACCCGAGATGCTACTGGCGAATTGCCGTTAAACCTGCTCAATCCCACCGTCGACAAACTCGAAATTGCCGAGCAGCTACGCAGCCAACACCAGTTGCGAGGGCGCGTCGCCGAATTCGAAGTCGATGCCTACGAATGCATGTTGGTATTCAAGGGACCAGGCTACGCGGCAGATGCCTTTGTCACGCGTGAAAGCGGTCAATACACCCTAAGCGTAACCTCGACAGGCATGATGGCCATCATGAACGACCTCCACAAAGGGAGAGACTCTGGCGTCGCCTGGTCGATCGTGATCGATGTGTCCGCCATATTCATGATCTTAGTCTCCCTTTCAGGCTTTGGACTGCTGTTCTTCATTAAGAAACGCCGTGCGATGGGCTTCTTGGTCGCTTTCTTGGGAACGATTCTCCTTATTGCCGCTTGGCTCGCCTGGGTCCCCTAG